TCGTCTTGCCGGCGCCGTTCGCTCCGAGAAGCGCCACCATCTCACCTTCTTCGACGCGCAGGGTCAGCCCCCGAAGCGCCTGAACCGGTCCGTAGAAGACGTCGATGTTGTCCACGTGCAGCATCAGGCGACCCCCACCGGTTCCACCACGGGCTCGCCCAGATACGCAGCGATCACCTCCGGGTGACGCTGCACGGCGGCCGGTGGCCCCTCGGTCAGCATCCTCCCTTGCGTGAGTACGTACATGTAGTCCGACACCGCGGTCACCATACGAACGTCATGCTCGATGAGCAGCACGGAGACCCCCAGCGCGCGCGCGCCGAACACGACCTCGGCGAGGCGATCGGTCTCGGCCTCGTTCAACCCCGACGCGGGTTCGTCGAGCATGACCAAGCGCGCGCCCGTGACGAGCGCGCGCCCCAACTCGACCATTCGCAGCACGCCGAATGGCAGCCCGCGCACACCACTCGCGGCGTATTCCTCCAGTTGCAACAAGCTCAAGATCTTGCGTACACGATCGCGCGCCGCGCGCTCCGCCGCCAGCGTCGCCGGCCCCGCGGCAAGGTTGGAGAACACACCCGAGTTGTTGTGCATGTGCGTTGCGACAAGCAGGTTGTCGAACACCGTCAACTCGGAGAAGAGCTGCAGCACCTGGAATGTCCGCGCGACCCCGAGGCGCGCGCGCAAGTGCGGCGGAAGAGACGTTGCGTCGCGCCCGTAAAGCATCACGCGGCCGGCAGACGGATCATTGAGGCCAAGAATGGCATTGAACAATGTCGTCTTCCCCGCGCCGTTCGGACCAATCAAGCCGACGATCTCACCTTCGCGTACCGACAGAGAGGCTCCGCTCACGGCCGTCAGCCCACCGAACCGGACGGTGACGCCGTCGACCTCCAGGATCATCCGGCGGGCCGAGCGGTCGGAGTCGAGCATCGGCGCGGCGCGCGCGCGCAGGACGAGGCCGGGCGAGGGCGGGGCGGATACGTCGAGAGCAGACGACACAGGCGGGTGCAACTCCCCCTGAACGGGAACGGCACCATCCGCCCGGCCGTTGGTCGAACCGTCGGCTCCGAAAGCGCCCTCGGACGGCGGGGTCGCACCGGAAGGCTCGGAGATCGGGGAAACTTCTTCGAAAGCATTGGCGAACCAATCGTCGTGACGCCCGTTCTTCCCGTGGGGGGAGAGCGCGCGTCCGGAGAGCGACGCAGCCAGGCGCGCGCCGACCGCGCCGAGCGCGCGGTTCACGCGCGCGCCCACCGGCAATCGCGCGACAAGCGCGCGCGCTCGCTCGAAGACAGCACGAAGCGAGACAGCACGAAGCAAGGCAGCACCGAATGGCGCCGTGCGTCGGCCCTGCGCCGCGCCCCCAGTCGAACCACGCGCGGCGACGGAACCGCCGCCGAAAGCGCGCCCGAGTCCCTTGGCGCGCTGCGACGCCGTGCCAATCGCGGTTCCAATCGCCGCGAGTCCGCCCGGATACGCCAGCAGCACTACAGCCAGTAGCGCAGCCGACACCATCTCCAGCCAGCCCGAGAGAGCACTCACGCGGAAGAAGACCTCGTTGAGCGCGGCAAACAGCCCACCGGCCGCAAGCGCCCCGCCGAGGCTGCCGAGTCCCCCCACCACCGCGATCGCAAGGAACTGGAGCGACATCGTGAACATGAACTGCGACGGCACGACCGTTCGCTGGTCGATCATGAGCAGGTTCCCCGCCAGCCCCGCCAGGGCGCCGGACACGGCGAAGGCGATCAGCTTCGTCCGCACCACGTCGATCCCAAGCGAAGCCGCGGCCATCTCCGACCCCCGAACGGCAAAGAACGCGCGCCCTGTCTTGGTGTCGCGGAGACTTGCCAACGAGAACACCGCAACCACCGCGACACCCGCCATCATGTAGAACAGCGTCCGGCGGCTCGTGAAGTCGAACGAAGGGAACCCCCCCTCAGCACCCAGGCGCTGCTCGGGGATCGTCGAACTGCCGGCGCTCGCGCCAAGCCAAGGCGACCGAAACAGGAAAGAGTCGCACATCCACGCAAAAATGAGCGTCGCCACCGCCAGATACAAGCCGCGGACGCGGAGCGCCACCGCGCCCAAGAGCGACGCGGCAAGGGCCGAAACGGCAGCGGCGGCGATCATGTTCGCGGGGAAACCCAAGTGGAACCCCCGCGCGACGAGCCCGGTCGTAAACGCAGAGATCCCGACGAAGCTCGCCTGGCCGAGCGAAATCTGCCCGACCCATCCGGTGAGCACGACCAGCGAGGCGGCGACGAGCGCCAACTCGACCGCGAGCAGGCTGGACCCGAGCACCGAGTACGGAACCACCCAGGGCCAGACGACCAAAACCGGCACAGCGACGACGAGGGCGCGGGTGAGTGCGTGTGACCCGCCGGCCCGTACGGGCCGCGCGGTCGACCCAAGCCCCGCATCGGAGTCCTGTGCCCCGGAAAGCCGGCGCCCGCGCGTGGCCATGACGACGAGAGCGAGGATGGTGAGCACAAGCTGCGGTGACCCCGAGAACCGCAGGACCGAGCCGACGAGCGGAAGCCTGGAGAAATACGGCACCAGCCCGAAGCTCAAGCCGGCGATCGCCGACCCGGCGAGCGCCCCCGGCAGGCTCTCCAACCCTCCAATGAGCGCGGCGACGAACGCCGGCAGTACCTGCAGCGACAGGTTGTACGGATCCAGGTTCGTGACCGCCGCCAGCATGATTCCGGCGAGCCCGGCAAGACCACCGCCCAGCGCCCACGCACCGGCCGCCGCCAGATCCGGATCGATCCCCATGAGTGAGGCAGCCCGTCGGTTCTGAGCGGCGCCCCGCATCGCAAGTCCAACCTGAGTTCGCTTGAAGAACGTGAACAGAGTCGCCGACACCACGACACCGGTCAGAAAGAGCCCAATCTCGCCCGACCGGATCCCGCTCGCCCCGACTCGGATCGTCCCTCCTGGGAACACCTGCGGAGCAAGCAGCGGTGTCGTCCCCCAGATCTTCGCCGCGAGCGCGATAAGAAGACCCGTGACTGCGACGGTGCCGACCGTCTGAGCGGTCGGGCCTTGCGCGCGCAGCCGCCGCACGAAGATTCGCTCGACGGCGATGCCCAAGGCGGCGCCGGCGGCAACCCCGATCGGAAGCGCAACTCCGATCGGTAGGCCGGCGTTCGTCATCGCGTGCACAAGGTACGCGGGGATCATCGCCATCGCCCCGTGCGCGAGGTTCAGCACTCGGGATGAGCGGTAGATCACCGAGATTCCGAGGGCGAAAATCGCGTACGCGCCGATAAGCGGAATCGACAGCAATACATAGGTAAAGATCTCGGGCATGCGCGCGCCTAATCCGTTCCGCGTTGGGGAGTCGGATCGGTGACGATTTGCCCGCTGCGCCAGCCGCTAAACGATCCCTTGTACTGCATCGTGAAGGCCTGCATGGTCGCGTTCGCGAAATGGTCCTTCGGTGACCATTTGAGGGTCGGTTGAATCGTAAGCCCCGTGGAGAGGCGGGTGGAATCCAGGACTGCTCGGAGCGCGTCGCGCGTCAGCTTCGGACCCACCCGTTTCAGCGCGTCGACCAGCAAGAGCATCCCGACGTAGCCGCCCTGCGTGAACGCGTTGTACTCGTCTGCCCCCGGCGCAGTCGTCTTGAGGTCCGAAACGTACTTCTTGACCGCGGGGTCGTTCGCGTACTCCTCAATCGGCCCCTTGAAGGAGGTCCACACCATCATCTGGTCGCAAGCAGCCTGGCAGCCCTTTCCGAAAGCCCACGTGAACAACGGTTGCGCCGCACCGATTCCCTTCGCGACGTCCTTGGGAGTAGGCACCCCTGTTGTCGCCATCCAGGTCAGCGCCGTCGTCGGCTCGAGGAACATCGCGATGAAGTCGGCGCCGGCCTTGGAGAACTCCTGCACTTG
This genomic interval from Actinomycetota bacterium contains the following:
- a CDS encoding branched-chain amino acid ABC transporter permease/ATP-binding protein, encoding MPEIFTYVLLSIPLIGAYAIFALGISVIYRSSRVLNLAHGAMAMIPAYLVHAMTNAGLPIGVALPIGVAAGAALGIAVERIFVRRLRAQGPTAQTVGTVAVTGLLIALAAKIWGTTPLLAPQVFPGGTIRVGASGIRSGEIGLFLTGVVVSATLFTFFKRTQVGLAMRGAAQNRRAASLMGIDPDLAAAGAWALGGGLAGLAGIMLAAVTNLDPYNLSLQVLPAFVAALIGGLESLPGALAGSAIAGLSFGLVPYFSRLPLVGSVLRFSGSPQLVLTILALVVMATRGRRLSGAQDSDAGLGSTARPVRAGGSHALTRALVVAVPVLVVWPWVVPYSVLGSSLLAVELALVAASLVVLTGWVGQISLGQASFVGISAFTTGLVARGFHLGFPANMIAAAAVSALAASLLGAVALRVRGLYLAVATLIFAWMCDSFLFRSPWLGASAGSSTIPEQRLGAEGGFPSFDFTSRRTLFYMMAGVAVVAVFSLASLRDTKTGRAFFAVRGSEMAAASLGIDVVRTKLIAFAVSGALAGLAGNLLMIDQRTVVPSQFMFTMSLQFLAIAVVGGLGSLGGALAAGGLFAALNEVFFRVSALSGWLEMVSAALLAVVLLAYPGGLAAIGTAIGTASQRAKGLGRAFGGGSVAARGSTGGAAQGRRTAPFGAALLRAVSLRAVFERARALVARLPVGARVNRALGAVGARLAASLSGRALSPHGKNGRHDDWFANAFEEVSPISEPSGATPPSEGAFGADGSTNGRADGAVPVQGELHPPVSSALDVSAPPSPGLVLRARAAPMLDSDRSARRMILEVDGVTVRFGGLTAVSGASLSVREGEIVGLIGPNGAGKTTLFNAILGLNDPSAGRVMLYGRDATSLPPHLRARLGVARTFQVLQLFSELTVFDNLLVATHMHNNSGVFSNLAAGPATLAAERAARDRVRKILSLLQLEEYAASGVRGLPFGVLRMVELGRALVTGARLVMLDEPASGLNEAETDRLAEVVFGARALGVSVLLIEHDVRMVTAVSDYMYVLTQGRMLTEGPPAAVQRHPEVIAAYLGEPVVEPVGVA